One region of Syntrophobacterales bacterium genomic DNA includes:
- the dnaG gene encoding DNA primase, protein MRTNIDQVLDKINILDVVSQYVKLRKAGKDYIGLCPFHKEKTPSFTVSIDKQIYYCFGCHEGGNAINFIIKYENLSFQEALEALAGQYGIKLEQAGNTKRPKQHDALARLVEHYHDCLKSNPSALRYLSDRGLNQDGINEFKIGFSDRQRYSMRGFLKSAHIPDDILLGTGILRMKDGDIYDIFRGRIVIPIFDVTRKVVGFGARAMEKDAIPKYINSPESSIFSKRFSLFGIDKAKKYITEKNEVFIVEGYFDLIALYLNGIKNVVSTLGTSITEGQLSKLRNYTENITLMLDGDEAGVKSALRLIGILSEMDINGSMIVLPDGHDPDSFVREKGTGGLDTLSECKKPILDYFFDYYMARCKLDKLEGKLTFIKTVTPHVETIRDGIKKRLYIQRLSELTGVEEEHFFDSFKGTTTTGQVSKPTRKDTTNIIEKRVVGVLINNPSLIHAMNGREVIKHVKNDDIKEVLKRMFEYFEEKKQLEINSFIGLLDNTNLRDFVVQSALDVAECDETESKRILSDYLKHVEKKYMKEEAERITERLSEAERNGNDKKVMELLQQKKQVLAFIKSHFV, encoded by the coding sequence ATTTACTGTAAGTATTGATAAACAAATATATTATTGTTTTGGTTGCCACGAAGGTGGCAATGCGATCAATTTCATAATAAAGTATGAGAATCTTAGTTTTCAGGAGGCTCTGGAAGCCCTCGCCGGTCAGTACGGAATCAAACTGGAGCAGGCAGGGAATACAAAGAGGCCCAAACAGCATGATGCCCTTGCAAGACTGGTGGAACACTATCACGATTGCCTGAAAAGCAATCCTTCAGCGCTTCGGTACCTTTCGGATCGTGGCCTCAATCAAGATGGGATTAATGAATTCAAGATTGGTTTCAGCGACCGCCAAAGGTACAGCATGAGAGGTTTTCTCAAGAGTGCGCACATACCTGATGACATTCTTCTTGGGACAGGAATCCTGAGAATGAAAGATGGTGATATCTACGATATTTTCAGGGGCCGGATCGTAATCCCCATCTTTGATGTGACTAGAAAAGTAGTCGGGTTCGGGGCGCGTGCCATGGAGAAGGACGCAATTCCCAAGTATATTAACTCACCAGAGTCTTCCATATTTTCGAAGCGTTTTTCTCTCTTTGGAATAGATAAGGCAAAAAAGTATATTACGGAAAAGAATGAAGTTTTTATTGTGGAAGGCTACTTTGATCTTATAGCGCTTTATTTGAACGGCATTAAAAATGTGGTCTCCACTCTTGGAACATCAATTACCGAAGGACAGCTCTCTAAGCTCCGAAACTACACTGAAAATATAACCCTCATGCTTGACGGAGATGAGGCGGGAGTAAAGAGTGCCTTGAGGCTCATAGGGATCCTTTCGGAAATGGATATTAACGGGAGTATGATCGTGCTTCCAGACGGGCATGATCCTGACAGTTTTGTTCGTGAAAAAGGAACGGGGGGTTTGGACACACTTTCAGAGTGCAAAAAACCGATTCTTGATTATTTCTTTGACTATTATATGGCAAGATGCAAGCTCGATAAGCTTGAAGGCAAACTGACCTTTATAAAGACGGTAACACCTCACGTTGAGACAATACGGGATGGGATCAAGAAAAGGCTTTATATACAAAGGCTCTCGGAACTGACCGGTGTAGAAGAGGAGCACTTTTTCGACAGTTTTAAGGGAACGACCACGACGGGGCAAGTTTCAAAGCCTACGAGAAAGGATACGACGAATATTATTGAGAAAAGGGTGGTAGGGGTCCTGATAAACAATCCGTCGTTAATCCATGCAATGAACGGTAGGGAGGTGATAAAACACGTAAAGAATGATGATATAAAGGAAGTTTTGAAAAGAATGTTTGAATATTTTGAGGAAAAAAAACAGTTGGAGATCAACAGCTTTATCGGATTGCTAGACAATACCAATTTGAGAGATTTCGTAGTTCAGTCGGCTCTTGATGTGGCCGAATGCGATGAGACGGAATCAAAGAGAATCCTGTCCGACTATCTTAAACATGTAGAGAAAAAATACATGAAAGAAGAGGCGGAGCGGATAACCGAAAGATTGTCGGAAGCTGAAAGGAATGGTAACGATAAAAAAGTTATGGAACTTCTCCAGCAAAAAAAACAGGTATTGGCATTTATAAAATCACATTTTGTATAG